Proteins encoded within one genomic window of Leptolyngbya sp. 'hensonii':
- the feoB gene encoding Fe(2+) transporter permease subunit FeoB, producing the protein MKQATIGLVGNPNCGKTTLFNALTGANQRVGNWPGVTVERKEGGYRAHGQPVTVVDLPGVYSVDAEDTSTGLDELVARDYLLSGEANVIVNIVDASNLERNLYLTTQILEIGVPMIIALNMMDLAAKREIRIDSQLLSERLGCPVIPLCAHTGKGVPQLKEAVHQALTHPTIPSTYVAYPPVIEEALTDLMPSLEAGAIANRAHVRWFALNLLQYDDRHLPELGQSTLRQIAEHRHRIHQTLGEDTDLLIADSRYTWIRHIIQGVTERTNVVKQTLSDRIDRVVLNRWLGIPIFLVVMYLMFLVAINLGGAFIDFFDIGVGTIFVGGTAHLLEQIKAPGWLIGLLADGVGGGIQTTSTFIPQIGLLFIFLSILEDSGYLARAAFVMDRLMRFIGLPGKSFVPMMVGFGCNIPGIMATRTLENRRDRLMTILMNPFMSCGARLPVYALFCAAFFPTNGQNIVFLLYILGILAAVFTGLVMKRTLFRGEAAPFVMELPPYHIPTIKGVLIRAWDRLKAFITKAGRMIIVMVLILGLINSVGVDGSFGKQNSQDSILSAFSRTITPVFTPMGIQQENWPATVGLMTGVFAKEVMVGTMDSLYTQLAEQASGTSEEAEPFDFWGGIREAFASIPKNLADLTNQVLDPIGLSILNDTGDQQAAAAAQEVSYTTFGQMATRFGSTTAAIAFLLFVLLYFPCVSATAAVYRETNLGWTAFVGAWTTGLAYWVAVFYYQSMTFNQHPGSTIAWLIGLALVMVAILLGLKWFSDRHRMPPQSSNRPRALANQ; encoded by the coding sequence ATGAAGCAGGCAACGATCGGACTGGTCGGCAACCCCAACTGTGGCAAAACCACACTGTTCAATGCCTTAACCGGAGCCAACCAGCGTGTCGGGAACTGGCCCGGTGTGACGGTTGAGCGGAAGGAAGGCGGCTACCGTGCCCATGGTCAACCCGTGACAGTGGTTGATTTGCCCGGTGTCTATTCTGTGGATGCGGAAGACACCAGCACTGGCCTGGATGAGCTGGTGGCGCGGGATTATCTGCTGTCTGGCGAGGCAAATGTGATTGTGAACATCGTGGATGCATCGAATCTGGAGCGGAACCTCTATCTCACGACCCAGATTCTGGAGATCGGTGTGCCAATGATCATCGCCCTCAACATGATGGACCTGGCAGCAAAGCGGGAAATTCGCATCGATTCCCAGTTATTGTCTGAACGATTGGGATGTCCAGTGATTCCCCTCTGTGCCCATACTGGCAAAGGGGTGCCGCAGTTAAAAGAAGCAGTGCATCAGGCTTTGACGCACCCCACCATTCCCAGTACTTATGTGGCTTATCCTCCCGTGATTGAGGAAGCGCTGACCGATTTAATGCCATCTCTGGAAGCAGGGGCAATCGCCAATCGTGCCCATGTTCGCTGGTTTGCATTGAATTTATTGCAATACGACGATCGCCACTTGCCAGAGCTGGGACAGTCCACTCTGCGACAGATTGCCGAGCATCGGCACCGCATTCATCAAACCCTGGGAGAAGATACCGATTTACTGATTGCTGATAGCCGCTACACCTGGATTCGGCACATCATCCAGGGTGTTACTGAGCGCACGAACGTGGTGAAACAAACGCTATCCGATCGCATCGATCGGGTGGTGCTCAACCGGTGGCTGGGAATTCCCATCTTTTTGGTGGTGATGTATCTCATGTTTCTCGTTGCTATTAACTTAGGTGGTGCGTTTATTGATTTTTTTGATATTGGCGTTGGTACCATTTTCGTAGGTGGAACAGCTCATTTATTAGAGCAAATTAAGGCTCCCGGATGGTTGATTGGGCTGTTGGCGGATGGCGTCGGAGGCGGAATTCAAACCACGTCCACTTTTATTCCCCAAATTGGTCTATTGTTCATTTTCCTTTCCATCCTGGAGGATTCTGGCTATTTAGCCCGCGCTGCATTTGTCATGGATCGGCTGATGCGGTTTATTGGACTTCCGGGCAAATCCTTTGTCCCGATGATGGTGGGCTTTGGTTGCAACATTCCGGGCATCATGGCAACCCGGACGCTGGAAAATCGGCGCGATCGCCTGATGACCATCCTGATGAATCCGTTTATGTCTTGCGGTGCCCGTCTGCCGGTGTATGCGCTCTTTTGCGCCGCATTTTTCCCCACTAACGGACAAAACATCGTTTTCTTACTTTACATTCTGGGCATCCTGGCAGCAGTCTTTACCGGCCTGGTGATGAAACGCACCCTGTTCCGGGGGGAGGCCGCCCCGTTTGTGATGGAATTACCGCCGTACCACATTCCCACTATCAAAGGGGTGCTGATTCGCGCCTGGGATCGGCTCAAGGCATTCATTACCAAAGCTGGACGCATGATTATCGTGATGGTGTTGATTTTAGGCTTAATTAACTCCGTTGGGGTCGATGGTTCTTTTGGTAAACAGAATAGCCAGGATTCGATTCTAAGTGCCTTCAGCCGCACCATTACCCCCGTGTTCACACCAATGGGAATTCAGCAAGAGAACTGGCCCGCGACGGTGGGATTAATGACCGGGGTGTTCGCCAAGGAAGTCATGGTCGGTACGATGGATTCTCTTTATACCCAACTGGCAGAACAGGCATCCGGCACCAGTGAGGAAGCAGAACCGTTTGATTTTTGGGGTGGCATTAGAGAAGCCTTCGCCAGCATTCCCAAGAATCTGGCAGATCTGACCAATCAGGTGCTTGACCCGATCGGTCTCAGCATTCTGAACGATACGGGTGATCAACAGGCGGCAGCGGCAGCGCAGGAAGTTAGCTACACCACTTTTGGGCAAATGGCGACTCGATTTGGCAGTACCACCGCCGCGATCGCCTTCCTGCTCTTCGTGCTGCTCTACTTCCCCTGTGTCTCTGCCACTGCCGCAGTCTATCGTGAAACCAATCTGGGCTGGACAGCTTTTGTCGGAGCCTGGACCACCGGGCTGGCCTACTGGGTAGCAGTGTTCTACTACCAGTCCATGACCTTCAATCAGCATCCTGGTAGCACGATCGCCTGGTTGATCGGTCTCGCCCTGGTGATGGTTGCCATCCTGCTCGGATTGAAATGGTTCAGCGATCGCCACCGCATGCCACCCCAGAGTTCCAACCGTCCAAGAGCGTTGGCCAATCAATAA
- a CDS encoding ABC transporter ATP-binding protein — translation MPELLAQNLALSYTGTPIIRDLTLMIPPGKITALVGANGCGKSTLLRGLARLLKPSAGMVYLDGKAIMQRSTRSIARQLGLLPQSPIAPEGLTVKDLVAQGRYPYQNWVQQWSSQDEAVVHQALETTDLMELRNRPLDTLSGGQRQRAWIAMALAQNTEILLLDEPTTFLDLAHQIEVLDLLHNLNQQQERTVVMVLHDLNHACRYADYLVALKEGRIFAAGTPQDVVTEDTIQAVFNLKCQIYSDPVAGTPLCIPIGAKTKLDITPYLHHQG, via the coding sequence ATGCCAGAACTTCTTGCTCAAAATCTAGCTTTATCCTACACAGGCACGCCCATTATTCGGGATTTAACCTTAATGATTCCTCCCGGAAAGATTACGGCCTTAGTCGGTGCCAATGGTTGTGGCAAATCCACCTTATTGCGAGGGCTGGCCCGATTACTCAAACCCTCAGCAGGGATGGTTTATTTAGATGGCAAAGCCATTATGCAGCGATCGACCCGATCTATCGCCCGCCAATTGGGACTGTTGCCTCAAAGTCCGATCGCGCCAGAAGGATTAACGGTCAAGGATCTGGTTGCCCAGGGGCGTTATCCCTACCAGAATTGGGTTCAGCAATGGTCCAGCCAGGATGAAGCTGTGGTTCACCAGGCTTTAGAAACTACGGACTTAATGGAACTCAGGAATCGTCCTCTGGATACCCTCTCTGGCGGACAACGTCAACGAGCCTGGATTGCCATGGCCCTTGCCCAGAACACTGAAATTCTATTGTTGGATGAACCGACCACATTTCTGGATCTGGCCCATCAGATTGAAGTCCTGGATCTGCTTCATAACCTGAATCAGCAGCAGGAACGTACCGTTGTCATGGTCCTCCACGATTTGAATCATGCCTGTCGCTATGCCGACTATTTAGTTGCACTGAAAGAAGGACGGATTTTTGCCGCAGGTACGCCACAGGATGTGGTGACGGAGGATACAATTCAGGCGGTATTCAACCTGAAATGTCAAATCTATTCTGACCCTGTTGCAGGAACGCCGCTCTGCATCCCCATTGGAGCGAAGACGAAGTTGGATATTACGCCATATCTTCATCATCAGGGGTAA
- a CDS encoding phycobilisome rod-core linker polypeptide — protein MTIPLLSYPLASQNQRVNSFEIPGDEQPRLYSLDNLPAGTEMNQIIWAAYRQVFNEQQIILYHRQIALESQLRAGQITVRDFIRGLVLSDSFRRLNYDTNNNYRFVEMCIQRILGRRVYNNRETLSWSILLATKGLQGFIDALLNTEEYLKQFGDQTVPYQRRRILPQRSQGEIPFAQMARYDQYHLSQLLQSEQWRSFSPKVVDYSASVYRKVLFLVPTASVALLVATLIFVIAPK, from the coding sequence ATGACAATTCCCCTCTTGAGTTATCCACTGGCTAGTCAAAATCAGCGCGTTAACAGTTTTGAAATTCCCGGCGATGAGCAACCCAGATTGTATTCCCTAGACAACTTGCCTGCTGGGACTGAAATGAATCAGATCATCTGGGCTGCCTATCGACAAGTCTTTAATGAGCAGCAAATCATTTTGTATCATCGTCAAATTGCATTAGAGTCACAATTGCGGGCTGGTCAGATTACTGTGCGAGATTTTATACGTGGATTAGTCCTGTCTGATTCGTTTCGTCGGCTGAATTATGACACAAATAACAACTATCGCTTTGTGGAAATGTGCATTCAGCGTATTCTGGGTCGCCGGGTTTATAACAATCGTGAAACGCTTTCCTGGTCAATTTTGTTGGCTACTAAAGGGCTACAAGGATTTATTGATGCCTTGCTTAATACGGAGGAATATCTCAAGCAGTTTGGTGATCAGACAGTTCCCTATCAGCGACGTAGAATTTTGCCGCAGCGATCGCAAGGAGAGATACCCTTTGCCCAGATGGCGCGCTATGACCAGTATCATTTGAGTCAGCTTCTGCAATCAGAGCAGTGGCGTTCATTCAGTCCCAAAGTAGTCGATTACAGTGCATCGGTTTACCGGAAAGTACTATTCCTGGTGCCCACTGCTTCAGTTGCACTATTGGTTGCAACATTGATTTTCGTAATTGCACCTAAGTAG
- the ftnA gene encoding non-heme ferritin, with protein sequence MLSQAMIDRLNEQINLEMFSSHLYLQMSSWCAYKALDGCATFLNQHADEEMMHMRRLISYLQETGALAIVGGMDAPPKEFNSLQEMFEKIYIHEQSITRKINDLVHLANTEPDYSTLQFLQWYVAEQHQEEFLFKSILDKIKLIGTDGQGLFFIDREVAALATTKGKEATSMSPASPDG encoded by the coding sequence ATGCTGTCACAAGCAATGATTGATCGGTTAAATGAACAAATCAACCTGGAAATGTTTTCTTCCCATCTTTATTTGCAAATGAGCTCCTGGTGTGCCTACAAAGCGCTAGATGGCTGTGCAACCTTTCTGAACCAACATGCTGATGAAGAAATGATGCACATGCGGCGGTTGATCAGTTATCTGCAAGAAACAGGGGCACTCGCCATTGTCGGAGGTATGGACGCACCGCCGAAGGAGTTTAACTCATTGCAGGAAATGTTTGAGAAGATTTACATCCATGAACAATCTATTACCAGAAAAATCAACGATCTCGTGCATCTAGCGAATACAGAACCCGACTATTCCACTCTGCAATTTCTGCAATGGTATGTTGCCGAACAACACCAGGAAGAGTTCTTGTTTAAGAGTATTCTCGATAAGATCAAGCTAATTGGTACAGATGGGCAGGGGTTGTTTTTTATCGATCGCGAGGTCGCTGCCCTGGCTACCACCAAAGGCAAGGAAGCCACATCAATGTCTCCTGCTAGTCCTGATGGTTGA
- a CDS encoding iron ABC transporter permease: MKESLAVRSLGVSPWGDRRLLTLLIGLAVFSVVAMLLNLQQGEYPIATLDILKTLFGINTGNPDHAFVIYTLRLPRTLVAFMVGVALAISGTIFQGLTGNPLADPSIIGINAGASLAAMTVIVLLPPAPTYLLPIAAFAGASLMAMLIYGLAWNGGSSPTRLILLGLGLSAIATAVTSFMITFGSIYDVSQALVWLAGSVYGRTWEQVFAFLPWIVLGVPVALSGSRQLNVLNLGDEVAKSLGSRVEWQRGLLVLVAVALAGSSVATAGTIAFVGLVAPHIGRQLTGPNHHRLLPVAALLGGLLVTLADLAGRTLFAPIELPCGVITATIGAPFFLSLLIYNRHR, from the coding sequence ATGAAAGAGAGCCTGGCAGTCCGATCTCTAGGGGTATCACCCTGGGGCGATCGCCGCTTACTGACCCTGTTGATCGGGTTAGCGGTCTTCAGTGTTGTCGCGATGCTCTTGAATCTCCAGCAAGGAGAGTACCCAATTGCAACCCTTGACATCCTCAAGACCCTGTTTGGCATCAATACGGGCAATCCTGATCATGCTTTTGTCATTTACACCCTGCGCCTACCGAGAACATTGGTTGCCTTTATGGTTGGAGTGGCGCTTGCTATTTCTGGCACAATCTTCCAAGGTTTAACCGGTAATCCCCTGGCTGATCCCAGCATCATCGGTATTAATGCAGGAGCAAGTCTGGCTGCTATGACGGTGATTGTCCTCTTGCCTCCAGCGCCAACTTATCTGTTGCCGATCGCAGCCTTTGCTGGGGCATCTTTGATGGCAATGCTTATCTATGGGCTGGCCTGGAATGGCGGTTCATCCCCCACCCGACTGATTTTGTTAGGGCTTGGCCTGTCTGCGATCGCTACTGCTGTCACCAGTTTCATGATTACTTTCGGCTCGATTTATGATGTCAGTCAAGCCCTAGTCTGGTTGGCCGGGAGTGTTTATGGACGGACTTGGGAGCAGGTTTTTGCCTTCCTGCCCTGGATTGTCCTGGGTGTTCCAGTTGCCCTGTCTGGCTCTCGCCAGTTGAATGTCTTGAACTTGGGGGATGAGGTCGCCAAAAGCCTGGGCAGTCGGGTGGAATGGCAGCGGGGACTCTTAGTTTTGGTGGCAGTTGCTCTGGCTGGGTCATCCGTTGCCACTGCAGGCACGATCGCCTTTGTCGGGTTAGTTGCGCCCCACATCGGACGCCAACTAACAGGTCCGAATCATCACCGGTTATTACCTGTCGCAGCCCTGCTAGGTGGTTTGCTGGTCACATTGGCAGATCTGGCCGGGAGAACCCTCTTTGCTCCCATTGAGCTACCCTGTGGTGTGATCACGGCTACGATCGGGGCACCATTTTTCCTATCCTTACTCATTTACAACCGTCACCGCTGA
- a CDS encoding iron ABC transporter permease: MISSTSSSPVNPGKRLPLLGLGLGTIALLICLVYSITLGAKDIPLRSILNSFLAFDQSFDHLIIQTVRLPRSLMAMAVGSALAVSGALMQGLTRNPLAETGILGIEAGGALAVVVTLFLFGSSSLTVYAAVAFLGAAIAAVSVYGLGSLGRGGATPLNLTLAGAAMTAFISSVTTAILIVSQRTLEEIRFWLAGSLAGRDFALFLKVLPFMAIGLLLAFLLGKQITTLSLGDDIARGLGQQTVWIKLLAAVSIVLLAGGSVAIAGPIGFVGLIIPHLVRFFIKTDYRWILPYSALLGAMLLLVSDMAARVLLKPQELPIGVMTALVGAPVFVYLAKVKVKR, from the coding sequence ATGATTTCCTCAACTTCTTCCAGTCCTGTCAATCCGGGTAAACGACTGCCCCTGTTGGGGTTGGGGCTGGGCACGATCGCACTCCTGATCTGTCTGGTCTACAGTATCACGCTAGGTGCTAAGGACATCCCTTTGAGAAGTATTCTCAACTCGTTTCTTGCCTTTGACCAGTCCTTTGATCATCTCATCATTCAAACCGTGCGCTTGCCCCGATCGCTGATGGCCATGGCCGTAGGGTCAGCCCTGGCAGTGTCAGGGGCATTAATGCAGGGCTTAACCCGCAATCCACTGGCAGAAACTGGTATTTTAGGCATTGAAGCAGGCGGTGCTCTGGCAGTTGTGGTGACCCTGTTCCTGTTTGGCAGTTCATCCCTGACTGTTTACGCAGCAGTGGCATTTCTGGGAGCGGCGATCGCTGCAGTTTCTGTGTATGGATTGGGCTCTCTGGGTCGGGGTGGTGCCACCCCATTAAATCTGACCCTGGCCGGAGCTGCCATGACCGCATTTATTTCTTCCGTGACCACGGCAATTTTGATTGTGAGTCAACGCACTTTGGAAGAAATTCGCTTCTGGCTGGCAGGTTCCCTCGCAGGACGCGATTTTGCGTTGTTCCTCAAAGTTCTGCCCTTTATGGCGATCGGTCTGCTGCTGGCATTTCTTCTGGGGAAGCAGATCACAACCCTGAGTTTGGGAGACGACATTGCCAGAGGTTTAGGACAACAAACCGTCTGGATTAAGCTCCTCGCAGCAGTCAGCATTGTACTGCTAGCAGGGGGGTCGGTGGCGATCGCGGGTCCGATCGGCTTTGTTGGCTTGATTATCCCCCACCTGGTACGGTTTTTCATCAAAACCGATTATCGCTGGATTTTGCCCTACTCAGCCTTGTTAGGGGCCATGCTCTTATTAGTCTCAGACATGGCGGCACGGGTTTTGCTGAAACCCCAGGAACTGCCGATCGGAGTTATGACAGCCCTCGTCGGTGCGCCTGTGTTTGTCTATCTGGCCAAAGTCAAGGTGAAGCGATGA
- a CDS encoding FeoC-like transcriptional regulator, which yields MILQQLQTYLRTHPQTSLEELARQFQTDADALREMLHLLIRKGRVRQLAGKQCSGCHSCAPESLELYEWVTK from the coding sequence ATGATTCTGCAACAACTTCAAACCTACCTCCGCACCCATCCCCAAACCTCTCTGGAAGAACTCGCCCGTCAGTTTCAAACAGACGCAGATGCCCTGCGGGAAATGCTGCATCTGCTGATTCGTAAAGGACGGGTGCGTCAACTGGCGGGCAAACAATGTAGTGGCTGTCATAGCTGTGCGCCAGAGAGTTTGGAACTGTATGAGTGGGTCACGAAATAA
- a CDS encoding chlorophyll a/b binding light-harvesting protein: MTTADIPSPNRTVSSLEFPGSTPETRYVQDSVDPYSWWAGNLRFANLSGKLLGAHIAHAGLIVLWAGAMTLFELSRFNPNLPMYGQGLILLPHLASLGFGVGANGQIMSPDPYFAIGVIHLIGSAILGAGGIYHAVLGPEKLDEKGFGYQWEDGRKMTSILGIHLVLLGVGALLLVLKAVFIGGLYDPAISSVRLITNPTLNPLTIFGYLVGIAPNGWTLKGMAAVNNLEDVVGGHIWVGSLCILGGIWHICTEPAKWAKGLFVWSGEAYLSYSQAALAYMGFFAAYFVWINDIVYPSVFYGPTGTTTVDGVITPRTWLMLFHVIFASLLLAGHFWHALRARAIAAGFVFSKMKFSANARFGDTQFSSEPLFAGIVRVPQDNPQIGNLVTPINGSDVTRSWIKNLPIYRHGLSPITRGLEIGMVHGYLLLGPFLKLGPLRDTDIALWGGWGGASGLVVILSVCLFLYGNAGFQGSRKPVGELPANLQTYKDWSQFTSGFLIGGLGGILFAIFILLEIGRSGIM; encoded by the coding sequence ATGACAACCGCAGATATACCATCCCCAAATCGGACAGTGTCTTCGTTGGAGTTTCCGGGGAGTACCCCTGAAACTCGCTATGTCCAAGATTCGGTTGATCCCTATTCCTGGTGGGCAGGTAATTTACGCTTTGCCAATTTGTCAGGGAAATTGCTGGGTGCCCATATTGCCCATGCAGGGCTGATTGTGCTGTGGGCAGGGGCCATGACGCTGTTTGAACTCTCACGATTTAATCCCAACTTGCCCATGTATGGTCAGGGTTTAATTTTGTTGCCCCATCTGGCAAGTCTGGGTTTCGGCGTCGGAGCCAATGGGCAAATTATGAGTCCCGATCCTTACTTTGCGATCGGTGTGATTCACCTGATTGGTTCAGCAATTTTAGGTGCAGGTGGCATTTATCATGCTGTCTTAGGTCCCGAAAAGTTGGATGAAAAGGGTTTTGGCTATCAATGGGAAGATGGTCGCAAAATGACCTCCATTCTGGGCATTCATCTGGTGCTGCTGGGGGTGGGTGCATTATTGCTCGTGCTGAAAGCCGTGTTTATCGGTGGTTTGTATGATCCGGCGATCTCTAGCGTGCGTCTCATTACCAATCCCACGCTGAATCCACTGACAATTTTTGGCTATTTGGTGGGAATCGCCCCCAATGGTTGGACATTAAAGGGGATGGCAGCGGTTAACAACCTGGAGGATGTGGTTGGTGGCCACATCTGGGTTGGCAGTCTATGTATTCTCGGCGGGATCTGGCATATTTGTACTGAACCAGCAAAATGGGCAAAAGGCTTATTTGTCTGGTCCGGGGAAGCTTATCTCTCTTACAGTCAAGCTGCGTTAGCGTACATGGGCTTCTTTGCCGCTTACTTTGTTTGGATCAACGATATCGTCTATCCCTCAGTGTTCTACGGTCCCACAGGCACAACAACTGTAGATGGGGTGATCACACCACGCACTTGGTTGATGTTGTTCCATGTCATCTTTGCCAGTTTGCTGCTGGCTGGTCATTTCTGGCACGCCCTGAGGGCACGGGCGATCGCCGCAGGCTTTGTCTTTAGCAAAATGAAGTTTAGTGCCAATGCACGATTTGGAGATACCCAGTTCAGCAGTGAACCGTTGTTTGCAGGGATTGTACGAGTCCCTCAAGACAATCCCCAAATTGGCAACTTAGTCACACCGATCAATGGTAGTGATGTCACCCGCAGTTGGATTAAAAATTTGCCGATTTATCGGCATGGTCTATCGCCGATTACGCGGGGTCTAGAGATTGGCATGGTACATGGCTATCTTCTGCTGGGTCCATTCCTTAAACTCGGTCCATTGCGTGATACTGACATTGCCCTGTGGGGAGGATGGGGTGGTGCATCCGGTTTGGTCGTAATTTTGAGTGTCTGCCTGTTCCTGTATGGCAATGCTGGTTTTCAGGGTAGCCGTAAACCCGTAGGTGAATTACCAGCTAATTTGCAAACCTATAAAGACTGGAGCCAATTTACCTCTGGTTTCCTAATTGGTGGATTAGGTGGAATTCTTTTCGCCATCTTCATTCTTCTAGAAATTGGGCGATCGGGAATCATGTAG
- a CDS encoding YwiC-like family protein, whose product MQLDTSLQVPEATEIHVSKPASNKSFASLETQGWYRPTFSSEHGVYVMLLIAYLTGIAAAQGFNGATLLALVCAFLGFQAEHPIALQIKQRKTLKLRFLIWGGIYGGIALVIALYLYLQAPIVGWLYAGAIAALIIDAIAVFYRQQRSILNEGMTFAAVCLSAPFAYIATTGTLSLSIIGLWLLNTLFFSSAIFTLKFRKLKSHPVQPGAIYHLIATLIVIALYKFNVLPLFVVLAFAIALIRYGVILWQREWFCETAIHNVAIIETTAAILFAAVVCYGQLALYYY is encoded by the coding sequence ATGCAGCTAGATACATCACTTCAAGTCCCTGAGGCGACAGAAATTCATGTCAGCAAACCGGCTTCCAACAAATCTTTTGCCAGTTTAGAAACTCAGGGTTGGTATCGTCCAACCTTCTCTTCTGAGCATGGGGTTTATGTGATGTTACTCATTGCCTATTTAACAGGTATCGCAGCGGCACAAGGGTTTAATGGAGCAACCCTGTTGGCATTAGTCTGTGCGTTCCTGGGCTTTCAAGCAGAGCACCCGATCGCCCTGCAAATCAAACAACGCAAAACCTTAAAGCTGCGGTTTTTGATTTGGGGTGGGATCTACGGTGGCATTGCTCTCGTCATTGCTCTCTACTTGTATCTCCAGGCTCCTATTGTAGGCTGGCTGTATGCAGGAGCGATCGCAGCATTGATCATCGATGCTATTGCCGTATTCTATCGCCAGCAGAGATCGATACTGAATGAGGGAATGACCTTTGCGGCAGTCTGTCTCTCTGCCCCATTTGCCTATATCGCCACTACTGGCACCCTGTCACTTTCAATCATCGGGCTATGGTTACTCAACACGTTGTTTTTTAGTAGTGCCATCTTTACCCTTAAGTTTCGCAAGTTGAAGTCTCATCCAGTACAACCTGGGGCGATTTACCATCTGATTGCAACCTTGATCGTGATCGCGCTTTATAAGTTTAATGTTTTGCCTCTATTTGTTGTCCTAGCTTTTGCGATCGCGCTCATTAGGTATGGCGTGATTCTTTGGCAGCGTGAGTGGTTCTGCGAGACTGCTATTCACAATGTTGCCATCATTGAAACGACTGCCGCCATCCTATTCGCGGCAGTTGTTTGCTATGGTCAATTGGCGCTTTATTATTACTGA
- a CDS encoding FeoA family protein, producing MVNHQAANQQPSGWQGFVYVSDGVSDLPSQADVPLDGSENSLNARVFPLSTTNLGDRVRVISLNCGESNSRLMGMGLMPDIVLEVISCTAKGSVIVAWQDQRLGLGAEMAQRIQVMAAAQPLDEPPTPSKTRMTPMATTPDLSMVKLRDANIGATLRVIGYEPTARDYKRKLLAMGLTPGTELRVTRHAPLGDPTEIEVRDFHLSLRKDEADALIVAPVAGGES from the coding sequence TTGGTTAATCATCAAGCGGCTAATCAGCAACCCTCTGGCTGGCAAGGCTTTGTTTATGTCAGCGATGGGGTCAGTGACTTGCCGAGTCAGGCAGATGTGCCGCTAGATGGGTCAGAGAATTCCCTCAACGCCAGAGTTTTTCCCCTATCTACGACGAACTTAGGCGATCGCGTTCGCGTGATTTCCCTCAACTGCGGGGAGTCCAACAGCCGACTGATGGGCATGGGTCTGATGCCGGATATCGTCCTGGAGGTGATTAGTTGCACCGCGAAGGGGTCAGTGATTGTGGCATGGCAAGACCAACGCTTGGGCTTGGGCGCAGAAATGGCACAACGGATTCAGGTGATGGCCGCAGCACAACCGCTAGATGAGCCTCCAACTCCCTCCAAAACAAGGATGACACCCATGGCAACTACCCCAGACCTATCCATGGTCAAACTGCGAGATGCGAACATCGGTGCGACGTTACGAGTGATTGGCTATGAACCGACCGCACGGGACTATAAACGCAAGCTACTGGCAATGGGGCTAACACCTGGAACGGAGTTGCGGGTGACGCGCCATGCCCCCCTGGGTGACCCAACAGAAATTGAGGTGCGCGACTTTCACCTGAGTCTGCGAAAAGATGAGGCTGATGCCCTGATTGTCGCACCTGTCGCAGGAGGAGAGTCATGA
- a CDS encoding Crp/Fnr family transcriptional regulator, whose amino-acid sequence MKSDTLWKIESGVVRSLTWDAEGRTVTLGFWGKGDVVGHPLSRMNPYQVECLTTVQISEFAPENSYLQHALLVHAWKSEELLKIIHQPSISDRLFHLLLWLSEQFGKPVISGTLLELRLTHQDLADTIGSTRVSVTRLLGQMQREGKIERWQRNLILCVEASAQ is encoded by the coding sequence TTGAAATCCGATACACTCTGGAAGATTGAATCGGGTGTGGTGCGCTCTCTCACCTGGGATGCGGAAGGTAGAACTGTCACTTTAGGATTTTGGGGCAAAGGGGATGTAGTGGGGCATCCCTTATCTCGGATGAATCCGTATCAGGTGGAGTGCCTGACTACAGTACAGATCAGTGAGTTTGCACCAGAGAACAGCTATTTACAACATGCACTATTGGTTCACGCCTGGAAAAGTGAGGAATTGCTGAAAATTATTCATCAGCCTTCGATCTCCGATCGCCTCTTTCATTTGTTGCTGTGGCTTTCAGAGCAGTTTGGCAAACCTGTTATTTCTGGAACATTGCTTGAGTTGCGGCTAACCCATCAGGATCTGGCAGACACGATTGGTTCGACGCGGGTAAGTGTGACTCGGTTGTTGGGTCAGATGCAGCGAGAGGGGAAGATTGAGCGATGGCAACGAAACCTCATCCTTTGCGTTGAAGCTAGCGCTCAGTAA